From the Solanum pennellii chromosome 4, SPENNV200 genome, one window contains:
- the LOC114076856 gene encoding uncharacterized protein LOC114076856 — translation MTTQDQVVTNNVVAQVKLGVGPQPNASTIASRIHDFMRMNSPTFHGTNMNEDPQGFIYEVFKVVDAMSVTPKEQAELVAYQLKDGFKLMVYTQQIEESKLREMHSDGKRPRSDEPSQPKIKKRFYNPESPVGNNYRVSNKNSQGGGYAFERPRCTSCWKQHLGRCLAGTYGCFECGNTGHKMRDFPCLKETGKEVNQSPHGGLDPNSKDESFLCTRS, via the exons ATGACGACTCAAGATCAAGTCGTCACTAATAATGTGGTTGCCCAAGTAAAACTTGGAGTTGGACCTCAACCTAATGCAAGTACAATCGCTTCTAGAATTCatgatttcatgaggatgaactcTCCTACTTTCCATGGCACTAATATGAATGAAGATCCACAAGGCTTTATATATGAGGTATTCAAAGTTGTGGATGCTATGAGTGTTACTCCTAAAGAGCAAGCGGAATTAGTTGCTTACCAACTAAAAGATGGGTTCAA gctcatggtgtatACTCAACAAATTGAGGAATCCAAATTGAGGGAGATGCATAGTGATGGAAAGAGGCCTAGGTCGGATGAACCAAGTCAaccaaaaattaagaaaaggtTCTACAATCCAGAATCTCCCGTGGGGAACAATTATAGGGTGTCCAACAAAAATTCTCAAGGTGGTGGTTATGCTTTTGAGAGGCCTAGGTGTACTAGTTGTTGGAAACAACACTTAGGTAGGTGTCTTGCCGGCACTTATGGTTGCTTTGAATGTGGTAATACTGGTCATAAGATGAGAGATTTCCCTTGTCTCAAGGAAACGGGGAAAGAGGTCAACCAATCTCCTCATGGTGGTCTGGATCCCAACTCCAAAGACGAATCATTTCTATGCA